From a single Nostoc edaphicum CCNP1411 genomic region:
- a CDS encoding filamentous hemagglutinin N-terminal domain-containing protein: protein MKLTFIGFGFIGAILICTIYNNGIQAQVIPDGTLNTVVSGSSNYTITNGSRVGNNLFHSFSQFSVLSNGSASFDNAVDIQNIFSRVTGGNVSNINGSISANGNANLFLINPAGIIFGKNASLNIGGSFIGTTANSIKFADGKEFSTDTNISPLLTMSEPVGLQMGANAASIEVQSKLQVPTNQTLALVGSQIDLTGAGLTASDGRVELWAVQNAQIKIDNQAGWQLTGIANTADWGAITLQTASSINTNGTNGGAINIRGRGLTLQDGSSIQSSTSGGRGKGIIVNTTDFVEILGASNQGQPKTFLDTSVNASSTGRAGDVTIETGRLRVTNGASLQSTTRGNNSRTGDIYIRSADLELIGTNTIPNRNIIPSTNINTVSSGTNNTGGNITIETNRLRTVDGGLISSDLLGGRLTATGRTGNIYIRATESFEIAGETNGLNSLASGVTTSVQPSGVGQAGNIVIETARLQVSDGGSIRSTLAGNGTAGNITIQATDVTLSDPVIETFSGLVTGINTSVGKNVVGSGGTINLTADNLRVFNGGQITSSTQGQGNAGSINLQVKNLDLQGLSQPLSSGLILPSSITASSTTNFAAGSVNIQSDTVRVQDNAQITVSNTGTGDAGNLNINARQIFLDRGASLRSEVNGGNRGNIRLQASDLLLLRRGSNIITNARGASTGGNIEISAGSIVAVPKENSDISANAVLGQGGSIQITTQGIFGLQFRDQLTPDSDITASSQFGVSGTVQVNTIGVDPNSGLVELPANVTDPSQQIATGCAGNEGSRFVATGRGGVPQNPNQQVTSNRTWSDLRDLSTHHKTGNVTTQISPSSRTLIQATGWRRNADGKIELIAAQADYIQPSLTCAAVSN, encoded by the coding sequence ATGAAATTAACTTTTATTGGGTTTGGCTTCATAGGTGCAATTCTCATCTGTACTATTTACAACAATGGTATTCAGGCACAAGTGATTCCTGATGGCACTCTCAACACCGTTGTTAGTGGTAGTAGTAATTACACCATCACCAATGGCTCTCGTGTCGGTAATAATTTATTTCATAGCTTCAGCCAATTCTCTGTTCTTAGCAACGGCTCGGCATCATTCGATAATGCCGTAGATATCCAAAATATTTTTAGTCGTGTGACTGGCGGTAATGTTTCCAATATTAATGGTTCTATCAGTGCCAATGGTAATGCCAACTTATTTTTAATCAACCCCGCCGGAATTATTTTTGGCAAAAATGCCAGCTTAAATATTGGTGGTTCATTTATCGGGACAACTGCAAATAGCATCAAATTTGCTGATGGCAAAGAGTTTAGCACTGATACAAATATATCTCCTTTGTTAACCATGAGTGAACCTGTGGGTTTACAAATGGGAGCCAATGCTGCATCCATTGAAGTGCAAAGCAAACTACAAGTTCCGACTAACCAAACTTTGGCGTTAGTCGGTAGTCAAATTGATCTCACAGGAGCAGGTCTGACGGCGAGTGATGGACGTGTGGAATTGTGGGCTGTGCAAAATGCACAGATAAAGATAGACAATCAAGCCGGATGGCAATTAACGGGCATAGCTAATACGGCTGATTGGGGTGCGATTACTTTGCAAACAGCCTCATCGATTAATACCAATGGCACTAATGGGGGTGCTATCAATATTCGTGGGCGGGGGTTGACTTTACAAGATGGGTCAAGTATTCAATCCAGTACTTCCGGCGGTCGAGGCAAGGGAATAATTGTTAATACCACAGACTTTGTTGAGATATTGGGAGCATCTAATCAAGGACAACCCAAAACTTTCCTTGATACTTCTGTTAATGCCTCAAGTACTGGTCGCGCTGGAGATGTGACTATTGAAACTGGACGCTTACGCGTTACTAATGGTGCATCACTTCAATCTACAACTAGGGGTAACAACTCTAGAACAGGAGATATTTATATCCGATCTGCTGATTTAGAGTTGATAGGTACTAATACTATTCCTAATAGGAATATAATCCCGTCTACTAACATTAACACTGTTTCTAGTGGAACGAATAATACAGGTGGCAACATCACGATAGAAACAAATCGACTACGTACAGTTGATGGTGGACTGATTAGTTCTGATTTATTGGGTGGTCGATTAACCGCTACAGGCAGAACCGGAAATATTTATATTCGAGCAACCGAGAGTTTTGAAATTGCAGGTGAAACTAATGGTCTAAATTCCCTAGCTTCTGGAGTGACAACTTCTGTACAACCATCGGGAGTAGGTCAAGCCGGAAATATTGTCATTGAGACTGCTAGATTACAGGTGAGTGATGGTGGTTCGATTCGCAGTACCTTAGCCGGAAATGGTACTGCCGGCAATATCACTATCCAAGCGACAGATGTTACCCTCAGCGACCCAGTTATTGAAACTTTTAGCGGTTTAGTGACTGGCATTAATACCTCCGTGGGTAAAAATGTAGTTGGTTCGGGTGGCACTATTAACTTAACAGCAGATAACTTAAGAGTCTTCAACGGTGGTCAAATCACTTCCTCAACACAAGGTCAGGGAAATGCTGGCAGTATTAACTTACAAGTCAAAAATCTGGATTTACAGGGTTTATCTCAACCCTTGAGTAGTGGACTGATTCTACCCAGTAGCATCACCGCATCTTCGACAACTAACTTTGCGGCAGGTTCTGTGAATATTCAATCTGATACAGTGCGTGTGCAAGACAATGCCCAAATCACCGTCAGCAATACAGGTACAGGAGATGCCGGGAATCTGAATATCAATGCCCGTCAGATTTTCTTGGATCGTGGAGCCAGCTTACGTTCAGAAGTGAATGGAGGCAACCGTGGTAACATCCGTCTCCAGGCAAGTGATTTGCTCTTGTTGCGACGCGGCAGTAACATCATCACCAATGCCCGTGGTGCTTCTACAGGAGGCAACATTGAAATCAGTGCGGGGTCTATTGTTGCTGTCCCAAAAGAAAACAGCGATATTTCGGCTAATGCTGTACTCGGACAAGGTGGCAGCATCCAAATTACCACTCAAGGTATCTTCGGATTGCAATTTCGCGACCAACTCACACCAGATAGTGACATCACCGCCAGTTCTCAATTTGGAGTGAGTGGCACTGTTCAAGTTAATACTATCGGTGTTGATCCAAATTCCGGCTTAGTTGAACTACCAGCAAATGTCACCGATCCATCCCAGCAAATTGCTACAGGTTGCGCGGGCAATGAAGGCAGTCGGTTTGTGGCAACGGGGCGGGGTGGTGTGCCGCAAAATCCCAATCAGCAAGTAACGAGCAATCGCACTTGGTCTGATCTCCGCGATCTCTCTACACACCACAAAACTGGCAATGTAACAACACAAATATCACCATCATCAAGAACTCTTATTCAAGCTACTGGTTGGAGACGCAATGCTGACGGTAAAATTGAGTTAATTGCTGCTCAAGCAGACTACATACAACCATCTTTAACCTGTGCTGCGGTGTCGAACTAA
- a CDS encoding filamentous hemagglutinin N-terminal domain-containing protein has protein sequence MGVNSRCLGLIGGILIGVMWCDFSNAQIIPDGTLKTTVSTNGNNFNITNGNRGGNNLFHSFSQFSIPSNGSAFFNNPSDIQNIFSRVTGGSVSQIDGLIKANGSANLFLINPSGIIFGANAQLNIGGSFIGTTANSIKFADGAEFSTINSQSTPLLSINIPIGLQLGSNPAPINVQGTGHTLRNVSGLVLLPPIQTPSSTKLRVQPGNTLALVGGDLHLNGANLSAEKGRVELGSLSGAGLVNLIPTAQGYTLGYGNVQSFGDIQLAQRSLLDISGVNAGSVQIQGRQIKFTDGSLVLAQNFGNLPGGDIHLQATESINLIAKTADGAIQSGVRSNAFGMGASGNISVLTPNFTIKSGAGLNTTTLGAAPSGNIYIDAIAIELSGFSATNPADVTTLNTTTLGTGNAGDVLVNGNSLLVSSGASLSSATFGSGSSGKVTIRNTNTTVIGESPSGLYSNISSTTFATGSAKTLTLDIAKLQILDGGAVATTAFFAGNGGDLSINATESITISGQGRTNNSSINASTIRPDPSLRQRFGLPDILTANAGTVSITTPILTLTDRGTVSVTSQGSGNGGNINISADTIQLKNQGFIQAQTESGNGGNIALSARNLLLLRNNSLITSTAGGSGNGGNININSPIIAGLENSDIVANAVVGNGGNIQITTQGIFGLQFRPQLSPENDITASSQFGVSGTVQVNTIGVDPNSGLVKLPENVTDPSQQITTGCAGSEGSRFVATGRGGVPQNPSQEVRSNRTWSDIRNISVYRKTGDLNAQIPASPKVLIEAKTWHRNAKGNVELIAAQPVNIQPSLTCAAMSN, from the coding sequence ATGGGTGTTAATTCTCGTTGTTTGGGTTTAATTGGTGGAATATTGATCGGTGTGATGTGGTGTGACTTTAGCAATGCCCAAATTATTCCCGACGGAACCCTCAAGACCACCGTTTCCACAAATGGTAATAATTTCAATATTACAAATGGAAATCGTGGTGGCAACAACCTTTTCCACAGCTTCAGCCAATTCTCAATTCCCAGCAACGGTTCTGCATTCTTCAATAACCCCTCAGATATTCAAAATATCTTCAGTCGTGTCACTGGGGGGAGTGTTTCCCAAATTGATGGTTTAATTAAAGCCAACGGTAGCGCCAATCTGTTTTTGATCAACCCTAGTGGGATAATCTTTGGAGCCAATGCCCAACTAAATATCGGGGGTTCGTTTATTGGTACAACTGCCAACAGTATTAAATTTGCTGATGGCGCTGAGTTTAGCACAATCAATTCTCAATCTACCCCGTTGTTGAGCATCAATATTCCTATTGGGTTGCAACTGGGCAGCAATCCCGCACCCATCAACGTTCAAGGTACAGGACATACTTTGAGGAATGTCAGTGGACTGGTTCTGCTTCCTCCGATTCAGACTCCCAGTTCTACAAAACTGCGGGTACAGCCGGGAAACACGCTAGCTTTAGTAGGTGGCGACCTACATTTAAATGGGGCAAACCTGAGCGCTGAAAAAGGGCGAGTTGAATTGGGTAGTTTAAGCGGTGCAGGATTGGTAAATCTGATACCAACTGCACAAGGCTATACACTGGGATATGGAAATGTACAAAGCTTTGGTGATATTCAGCTGGCACAGCGATCGCTATTAGATATCAGCGGTGTGAATGCAGGTTCCGTTCAAATTCAGGGTAGGCAAATTAAATTCACCGATGGTTCTCTGGTACTGGCGCAAAATTTTGGCAATCTCCCCGGTGGTGACATTCACCTTCAGGCTACAGAGTCCATTAATCTGATTGCCAAAACAGCTGATGGCGCAATTCAGAGCGGAGTGCGTAGTAATGCTTTTGGTATGGGAGCTAGTGGGAATATCAGCGTTCTTACTCCCAACTTCACTATCAAGTCAGGAGCGGGGTTGAATACCACAACTCTTGGAGCAGCTCCCAGTGGCAATATTTACATTGATGCGATCGCCATTGAACTGTCTGGCTTTTCAGCCACTAATCCTGCTGATGTCACCACACTCAACACTACTACACTAGGCACTGGGAATGCTGGTGATGTTTTAGTCAATGGTAATAGTCTACTAGTATCAAGCGGTGCCTCACTATCTTCGGCTACCTTTGGCAGTGGTTCTAGCGGTAAAGTGACAATTCGTAACACCAATACCACGGTGATCGGAGAAAGCCCATCTGGACTTTACAGCAACATTAGCTCAACTACATTTGCAACCGGAAGTGCCAAAACCTTGACCCTAGATATTGCCAAATTGCAAATTTTGGATGGAGGAGCAGTTGCCACCACCGCATTTTTTGCAGGTAATGGGGGAGATTTGAGCATCAACGCTACCGAATCAATCACAATCAGCGGTCAAGGTCGAACAAATAATAGCAGCATTAACGCCTCTACCATCCGACCCGATCCGTCATTGCGGCAGCGATTCGGTTTGCCGGATATATTAACAGCGAATGCCGGCACTGTCAGCATTACCACACCGATCCTAACACTGACAGATAGAGGGACAGTCAGTGTTACCAGTCAAGGCAGTGGAAATGGTGGCAATATAAACATCAGTGCAGACACCATCCAATTAAAGAATCAAGGGTTTATCCAGGCACAAACAGAATCCGGGAATGGTGGTAATATTGCATTGTCCGCCAGAAACCTGTTACTTCTGCGGAATAATAGCCTGATTACCTCAACAGCTGGCGGCTCAGGGAATGGGGGTAATATCAACATCAATTCACCCATCATCGCCGGATTAGAAAATAGTGATATTGTCGCCAATGCAGTTGTAGGTAATGGTGGTAACATCCAAATCACCACCCAAGGAATATTTGGTTTACAATTCCGTCCTCAACTCAGCCCAGAAAACGACATCACCGCCAGTTCACAATTTGGCGTAAGTGGCACTGTTCAAGTTAATACTATCGGTGTTGATCCAAATTCCGGCTTAGTTAAATTACCAGAAAATGTCACTGACCCATCGCAGCAAATTACTACAGGTTGTGCCGGCAGTGAAGGCAGTCGGTTTGTGGCAACGGGGCGGGGTGGTGTGCCGCAAAATCCCAGTCAGGAAGTGAGGAGCAATCGCACTTGGTCTGACATCCGCAATATCTCTGTATACCGCAAAACGGGTGATTTAAATGCCCAAATTCCAGCCTCACCAAAGGTTCTCATCGAAGCCAAAACTTGGCATCGCAACGCAAAGGGCAACGTTGAGTTAATTGCAGCTCAACCAGTCAACATACAACCATCTTTAACCTGCGCTGCCATGTCAAACTAA
- a CDS encoding filamentous hemagglutinin N-terminal domain-containing protein has product MPNKKPQSVYAFLSALTTGFLASGMVLPAILLWSGDANAQVISDSTTNSLINQNGNNFTILNGTEKGDNLFHSFSNFSVPTGGSASFDLVNTPNITTIFSRVTGGSVSNIDGLIRTLNSSNPVSLFLLNPSGIVFGPNSSLNIGGSFVGTTADSVVFADGLKFNAIDATPPLLTMSVPIGLQFGSNPGAITVQGSGHNAQLGDSLQVSGLNIGTRGLQLQPGKTLALLGGNVALDGGLLSAPGGLIELGSITNGSVALNSIPQGFALSYPNASSFGDIQINQRALASTRDLSNESGGAIQIQGKQVSIRDGSLILVQNRSNQTAGDIAINATQSLQIIGKSPDFKSSSSLVNETISSGAAGNIIVTTPQLDIDQGGYIFNRTFSTGLGGNIALNTGEMRVNGFAFGDPSPFRAVSQILAASYGTGKGGNVAISTQNLSILAGGNIAARPYASGNGGDLIVKADTIQVTNEGAPKGNYFSLLSTATFGSGNAGDLKIDTRKLSVQAGARVSASSIVSGNAGSLTINASESIDVNGVKDAENPSYIGTAVRPVSGFSRATSGNTTINTPLLNISNGATVFVQNLGSGKAGTLNIQANTLRLDNGASISASTKAGGGGNTNLQLRDLLLMRHGSFISAEAGSNGNGGNITINAPNIVGLENSDIIANAEKGRGGNIQITTQGIIGLKYRPELTPENDITASSQFGVSGTVQVNTIGVDPNSGLVELPANVTDPSQQIATGCAGNEGSRFVATGRGGVPQNPNQEARSNRTWSDIRDLSAYRKTSEITAQISPSPEVLVQATSWRRNSQGKIELVAAQSSTSMQPSLTCAAIPKS; this is encoded by the coding sequence ATGCCTAACAAAAAGCCACAAAGCGTTTATGCTTTTCTATCTGCACTCACAACAGGATTTTTGGCTTCCGGGATGGTATTACCTGCGATACTCCTTTGGAGTGGTGACGCAAATGCTCAAGTCATATCCGATAGTACTACCAACAGCCTTATCAACCAAAACGGTAATAATTTTACTATTCTTAACGGGACTGAAAAAGGTGATAATTTATTTCACAGTTTCAGTAATTTTTCGGTACCCACTGGTGGTTCCGCTAGCTTTGATTTAGTCAATACACCAAATATTACAACTATATTTAGTCGAGTTACGGGTGGAAGTGTTTCCAATATTGATGGCTTAATTCGGACTCTTAATAGCAGCAACCCTGTTAGTTTATTTCTGCTCAATCCCAGTGGAATTGTATTTGGGCCCAATTCCAGCCTAAATATTGGCGGTTCATTTGTTGGTACAACTGCCGACAGCGTAGTATTTGCCGATGGGTTGAAGTTTAATGCCATTGATGCCACGCCACCCTTATTAACTATGAGCGTACCTATTGGCTTACAATTTGGCAGCAATCCGGGAGCTATTACAGTCCAAGGGTCAGGGCACAATGCCCAATTAGGCGACTCGCTTCAGGTTTCTGGACTGAACATCGGCACAAGAGGATTACAGTTGCAACCTGGAAAAACGCTAGCATTACTGGGTGGGAATGTTGCCTTGGATGGAGGGTTGCTTTCTGCACCGGGAGGACTAATAGAACTGGGTAGCATCACTAACGGAAGCGTTGCCCTCAATTCCATCCCTCAAGGATTTGCACTAAGTTATCCCAATGCTTCGAGTTTTGGCGATATTCAGATCAACCAACGAGCTTTAGCATCTACACGCGATCTCAGTAATGAAAGTGGAGGAGCAATCCAAATTCAGGGGAAACAGGTCAGTATCCGAGATGGTTCGCTGATATTAGTGCAAAATCGCAGTAACCAAACTGCTGGTGATATTGCAATCAATGCTACTCAGTCCCTTCAGATCATCGGCAAGTCTCCTGATTTTAAGAGTTCCAGCAGTTTGGTGAATGAAACTATATCCTCCGGCGCGGCTGGCAATATTATCGTTACCACCCCACAATTGGATATTGATCAAGGTGGGTATATCTTCAACCGTACTTTTAGCACAGGGCTGGGTGGCAATATTGCACTCAATACTGGTGAAATGCGGGTCAACGGTTTTGCATTTGGCGACCCTTCTCCTTTTCGAGCAGTCAGCCAGATATTAGCCGCTTCCTATGGGACTGGGAAAGGTGGAAATGTTGCCATCTCCACTCAAAACCTGTCTATTTTAGCTGGCGGCAATATAGCAGCAAGACCCTACGCTTCAGGCAATGGCGGCGATCTGATCGTCAAGGCAGATACGATTCAGGTGACAAATGAAGGAGCGCCAAAGGGTAATTATTTTAGTCTGTTGTCTACTGCCACATTCGGTTCTGGTAATGCAGGGGATTTGAAAATCGATACCCGCAAGCTGTCGGTTCAAGCTGGCGCTAGAGTGTCTGCTTCTAGCATAGTTTCAGGAAATGCGGGTTCGCTGACTATCAATGCTTCTGAATCGATTGATGTGAATGGTGTCAAAGATGCAGAAAATCCCAGCTATATTGGTACTGCTGTTCGTCCTGTTTCTGGATTTTCCAGAGCTACTTCAGGTAACACCACGATTAACACCCCACTTCTTAACATCAGCAATGGTGCAACAGTTTTTGTCCAAAACCTTGGCTCCGGTAAAGCTGGTACCCTGAACATTCAGGCGAACACCCTACGACTCGATAATGGTGCCAGTATTTCAGCATCCACAAAAGCAGGCGGTGGCGGTAATACTAATTTGCAACTACGGGATCTACTACTGATGCGTCATGGCAGCTTTATCAGTGCAGAAGCAGGTAGCAATGGTAATGGTGGCAATATTACGATTAATGCTCCGAACATCGTGGGTTTAGAAAACAGTGACATTATTGCCAATGCTGAGAAAGGAAGGGGTGGCAATATTCAAATCACTACTCAGGGAATTATTGGGCTGAAATATCGTCCCGAACTTACTCCCGAAAATGACATCACCGCCAGTTCGCAATTTGGCGTAAGTGGCACTGTTCAAGTTAATACTATCGGCGTTGATCCAAATTCCGGCTTAGTTGAACTACCAGCAAATGTCACCGATCCATCCCAGCAAATTGCTACAGGTTGCGCGGGCAATGAAGGCAGTCGGTTTGTGGCAACGGGGCGGGGTGGTGTGCCGCAAAATCCTAATCAGGAAGCGAGGAGCAATCGCACTTGGTCTGATATCCGCGATCTCTCTGCATACCGCAAAACTAGCGAAATCACAGCCCAAATATCACCATCTCCAGAAGTTCTTGTCCAAGCTACATCTTGGCGACGTAATAGCCAAGGCAAAATTGAACTGGTTGCAGCCCAGTCTTCTACATCTATGCAACCATCATTAACCTGTGCTGCTATTCCCAAAAGTTAA
- a CDS encoding Uma2 family endonuclease: MAQVLPKIFNFEEFIAWLPENTGKRYELHDGIIVEMSQPSGKHEKVTGFLAGEITVEYKRLKLPYFIPKTALVKPPRKSSGYLPDVILINDANLHNEELWSKESTVTQGESIPLVIEVVSTNWEDDYYTKLGNYESMKIPEYWIVDYAALGARKFIGNPKQPTISIYNLVDEEYQVAQFRNSERIISATFPDLNLTANQIFNGAF; this comes from the coding sequence ATGGCTCAAGTTTTACCCAAAATCTTTAATTTTGAAGAATTTATTGCATGGCTGCCAGAAAACACCGGGAAGCGTTATGAATTACACGATGGGATAATTGTAGAAATGTCTCAACCCAGTGGAAAACATGAAAAAGTTACGGGATTTTTAGCTGGGGAAATTACTGTTGAATATAAGCGATTAAAGTTACCCTACTTTATCCCCAAAACAGCATTAGTAAAACCACCGAGAAAATCGTCGGGTTACTTGCCAGATGTCATATTAATCAATGATGCGAATCTACACAATGAAGAATTATGGTCAAAAGAATCTACTGTAACTCAAGGTGAATCCATCCCTTTAGTTATTGAGGTTGTCAGTACAAATTGGGAAGATGATTATTACACCAAGTTAGGTAATTACGAATCAATGAAGATTCCCGAATATTGGATCGTTGATTATGCAGCTTTGGGAGCAAGAAAATTTATTGGTAATCCGAAACAACCAACTATTTCTATTTATAATCTAGTTGATGAAGAATATCAAGTAGCTCAATTTAGGAATTCTGAACGTATTATATCCGCTACTTTTCCAGATTTAAACCTGACTGCTAATCAGATTTTTAATGGTGCTTTTTAG
- a CDS encoding beta strand repeat-containing protein: MVLPAILLWSGYANAQVISDSTTNSLVNPNGNNFTILNGTEKGDNLFHSFSNFSVPTGGSASFDLVNTPNITTIFSRVTGGSVSNIDGLIRTLNSSNPVSLFLLNPSGIVFGPNSSLNIGGSFVGTTADSVVFADGLKFNAIDATPPLLTMSVPIGLQFGSNPGAITVQGSGHNAQLGDSLQVSGLNIGTRGLQLQPGKTLALLGGNVALDGGLLSAPGGLIELGSITNGSVALNSIPQGFALSYPNASSFGDIQINQRALASTRDLSNESGGAIQIQGKQVSIRDGSLILVQNRSNQTAGDIAINATQSLQIIGKSPDFKSSSSLVNETISSGAAGNIIVTTPQLDIDQGGYIFNRTFSTAPGGNIAISADQMRVNGFAFGDPNAFRAVSQILAASYGNGKGGNIAISTQNLSILAGGNIAARPYRSGNGGDLIVKADTIQVTNEGAPKGNYFSLLSTATFGSGNAGDLKIDTRKLSVQAGARVSASSIVSGNAGSLTINASESIDVNGVKDAENPSYIGTAVRPVFGFSRATSGNTTINTPLLNISNGATVFVQNLGSGKAGTLNIQANTLRLDNGASISASTKAGGGGNTNLQLRDLLLMRHGSFISAEAGSSGNGGNITINAPNIVGLENSDIIANAEKGRGGNIQITTQGIIGLKYRPQLTSENDITASSQFGVNGTVQVNNVGVDPNSGLVELPTNVTDSSQQIASGCSGNQGSRFVATGRGGVPQNPNQQVTSDVYDGLRLRTWSDIRNISAYRKTGDLNAQIPASPKVFTEATTWHRNAKGKVELIAAQAANIQPSLTCAAVSN; this comes from the coding sequence ATGGTATTACCTGCGATACTCCTTTGGAGTGGCTACGCAAATGCTCAAGTCATATCCGATAGTACTACCAACAGCCTTGTCAATCCAAACGGTAATAATTTTACTATTCTTAACGGGACTGAAAAAGGTGATAATTTATTTCACAGTTTCAGTAATTTTTCAGTGCCAACCGGTGGTTCCGCTAGCTTTGATTTAGTCAATACACCAAATATTACAACTATATTTAGTCGAGTTACGGGTGGAAGTGTTTCCAATATTGATGGCTTAATTCGGACTCTTAATAGCAGCAACCCTGTTAGTTTATTTCTGCTCAATCCCAGTGGAATTGTATTTGGGCCCAATTCCAGCCTAAATATTGGCGGTTCATTTGTTGGTACAACTGCCGACAGCGTAGTATTTGCCGATGGGTTGAAGTTTAATGCCATTGATGCCACGCCACCCTTATTAACTATGAGCGTACCTATTGGCTTACAATTTGGCAGCAATCCGGGAGCTATTACAGTCCAAGGGTCAGGGCACAATGCCCAATTAGGCGACTCGCTTCAGGTTTCTGGACTGAACATCGGCACAAGAGGATTACAGTTGCAACCTGGAAAAACGCTAGCATTACTGGGTGGGAATGTTGCCTTGGATGGAGGGTTGCTTTCTGCACCGGGAGGACTAATAGAACTGGGTAGCATCACTAACGGAAGCGTTGCCCTCAATTCCATCCCTCAAGGATTTGCACTAAGTTATCCCAATGCTTCGAGTTTTGGCGATATTCAGATCAACCAACGAGCTTTAGCATCTACACGCGATCTCAGTAATGAAAGTGGAGGAGCAATCCAAATTCAGGGGAAACAGGTCAGTATCCGAGATGGTTCGCTGATATTAGTGCAAAATCGCAGTAACCAAACTGCTGGTGATATTGCAATCAATGCTACTCAGTCCCTCCAGATCATCGGCAAGTCTCCTGATTTTAAGAGTTCCAGCAGTTTGGTGAATGAAACTATATCCTCCGGCGCGGCTGGCAATATTATCGTTACCACCCCACAATTGGATATTGATCAAGGTGGGTATATCTTCAACCGTACCTTTAGCACAGCGCCGGGTGGCAACATTGCAATCAGTGCCGATCAAATGCGGGTGAATGGTTTTGCATTTGGCGATCCTAATGCTTTTCGAGCAGTCAGCCAGATATTAGCCGCTTCCTATGGGAATGGGAAAGGTGGAAATATTGCCATCTCCACTCAAAACCTGTCTATTTTAGCTGGCGGCAATATAGCAGCCAGACCCTACCGTTCAGGTAATGGCGGCGATCTGATCGTCAAGGCAGATACGATTCAGGTGACAAATGAGGGAGCGCCAAAGGGTAATTATTTTAGTCTGTTGTCTACTGCCACATTCGGTTCTGGTAATGCAGGGGATTTGAAAATCGATACCCGCAAGCTGTCGGTTCAAGCTGGCGCTAGAGTGTCTGCTTCTAGCATAGTTTCAGGAAATGCGGGTTCGCTGACTATCAATGCTTCTGAATCGATTGATGTGAATGGTGTCAAAGATGCAGAAAATCCCAGCTATATTGGTACTGCTGTTCGTCCTGTTTTTGGATTTTCCAGAGCTACTTCAGGTAACACCACGATTAACACCCCACTTCTTAACATCAGCAATGGTGCAACAGTTTTTGTCCAAAACCTTGGCTCCGGTAAAGCTGGTACCCTGAACATTCAGGCGAACACCCTACGACTCGATAATGGGGCCAGTATTTCAGCATCCACAAAAGCAGGCGGTGGCGGTAACACTAATTTGCAACTACGGGATCTACTACTGATGCGTCATGGCAGCTTTATCAGTGCAGAAGCAGGTAGCAGTGGTAATGGTGGCAATATTACGATTAATGCTCCGAACATCGTGGGTTTAGAAAACAGTGACATTATTGCCAATGCTGAGAAAGGAAGGGGTGGCAATATTCAAATCACTACTCAGGGAATTATTGGGCTGAAATATCGTCCTCAACTGACTTCCGAAAACGACATCACTGCCAGCTCCCAGTTTGGGGTCAACGGTACGGTTCAAGTTAATAACGTTGGTGTCGATCCCAATTCTGGGTTAGTGGAACTACCAACAAATGTCACCGATTCATCCCAGCAAATAGCCAGTGGTTGTTCTGGAAATCAAGGCAGTCGATTTGTCGCCACAGGTCGGGGTGGTGTACCGCAAAATCCCAATCAACAAGTGACGAGCGATGTCTACGACGGGCTACGCCTACGCACTTGGTCTGACATCCGCAATATCTCTGCATACCGCAAAACGGGTGATTTAAATGCCCAAATTCCAGCCTCACCGAAGGTTTTCACCGAAGCCACAACTTGGCATCGCAACGCAAAGGGCAAAGTTGAATTAATTGCGGCTCAAGCAGCCAACATACAACCATCTTTAACCTGTGCCGCGGTGTCAAACTAA